DNA from Chrysemys picta bellii isolate R12L10 chromosome 13, ASM1138683v2, whole genome shotgun sequence:
gaggttttagttgggggctgaaggtgacggctagtggcgttctaactaacccaggaacctatccctgcaacaaaccctgttgccaactctgtccgcatatctatttacgggacaccatcataggacctaaccacatcagccacaccatcaggggctcgttcacctgcacatctaccaatatgatatatgccatcatgtgccagcaatgcccctctgccatggacattggccaaaccggagagtctctacgcaaaagaataattggacacaaatcagacatcaagaattataacattcaaaaaccagtcagagaacacttcactCTCCCTGAACACTCAAtagcagacttaaaagtggcaattcttcgacaaaaaatcttcagaaacagactccaactagaaactgcagaactggaattaatttgcaaactggacactatcaaactaggcctgaataaagactgggagtggatgggtcactacaaatctaatttccccctactgttactcacatcttcttgtcaactgtttgaaatgcgCCACCCTGactacattggcctcattaccactacaaaagtgttttttcctcccttggtattctactgttgagaatagcccacttccaccttaattgaattgtcttgttagcactgacccctcacttggtaaggcaactccaaTCTTCTAAtgtactgtgtatttatacctgcctactgtattttccactccatgcatctgatgaagtgggtttagcccatgaaagcttaggcccaaatacaTTTGATAGATCATACACTACATTTAATGTCACCCTCTATAAATGAACTCATGAAAGCCACAGAGTTCCTGACAGCTTTTCTCAGGGCCTCCATGACCTCTttatttctcaggctgtagatgagggggttggcCAGGGGAGTCAGGATGGTGTAGAAGACAGAGAACACTTTGTTAAGCTCTCGCAGCACCTTGGTTTTTGGTAAAATATACACAATGATTAGCGTGCCATAAAAAGTAGTCACCACAATAAGGTGAGAAGAGCAGGTGGAAAATGCTTTTTGCCTCCCAGTGCTAGAAGAGATTCTCAGGATGGCAGTTATTATACAAACGTAGGATGTCAGGGTTAATAGAAATGGTGGTAAAGTGAATAGGAAGGAGCCCAAGAAGGTCACAAGTTCCATCTGGTGGGTGACACTACAGGACAGTTTTATCACTGGAGTGAgatcacaaaagaaatggtccATTTCTTTGGGGCCACAGAAAGTTAATTGTgacattaaaaatattattatgGTAACAACCAAAAATGCACTTAGCCAAGACCCAGCTGCTAGGTGGAGGCAGAACCTGTCATTCATATGGGTTGAATAATGCAGTGGTTTACATAttgctaaataccgatcataagacatagCAGCTAGTAGGTAACATTCTGTACCTACTAGAGAACCAAAGAAATATAATTGTACCAAGCAGCCGctaacagaaatggttctgtccccagtcaggagactggccagcatcctgggcaggatggtggaggtgtagcaggtctccaagcaggacaagttccccaggaagaagtacatgggggtgtgaaggtgctgatcaacCACAACTAACACAATGATGAGGATGTTCCCAGCCAAGGTCACAATATAGATCACTAGCAACAATTGGAAGAGAAGAATCTGCAATGCGGGGAGATCcccaaatcccaggaggatgaattctaTGATGGTTGTTTGATTTCTCCACTCTGCATTTGTCATTGTCATATCTAGGGAACACAAACAAATCCAAAAATACAACTTGAAAAGAATAAATCTAAACCATATCTTCTTTTAAATTCCAGAAATGTTCAAAACTCATCATTCCCTGCTATTTACCTTTCCAACAATTGGATCAAAACCCCAGACCATGGTATTTATTTGCCTGGTATCTCTCATTGCGGAACAAAACATGCATATTCTGCCATGCAAACTCCACCAGTAAAAGATCAAATAATGGCTCAGGCTACCCAACTTAGAGGTGGTTGGgaaatttctttgttttgttgtttacctggggaaaaaaaagttgaaaaagaaaaaaaaaattttcatcTACAATTTTTGCTCATTGTTTTCAGTGTTTGGGGTTTTGgttcttcaaaagaaaaaaaaaacagaaatttagCAGAATATGGAAATTTTCACAAAATATTCCATTCAatttaaaaagccattttgcTTCAAAAGAAGCACctcagtgaaaaagttttccctagcAGTATGCAGAGACCTAAGTGTTGTCATAACAGTTCAGATTATTTGCTCACCTTCTGTCACGCGTTAAATATAGGAGCAGAAAAATGCTTTCCTTCAGTGAAGACTCCACTGCTGATGATGTTTATTATTTGATACTTTTGGGGATTTCCTTATTGCTCTTTAGTGTTTTTCACTCTTGTAGGTGCTGTGATATGATAGTGATTGGTGCGGGATACTTACCTGAATAGAAGTGACAAGGATAACACCAACATCTGTGTAACGCCATTGTCAGGGATCTAGTCACGCTCCCCGTGTTGGACACACGTCAGAATGTTGTCAGGGGTTCCAAATGCTGAATGACATATGCTCTTAGCTTGCTGGTGCTGGGCCAAGTTTAGGCACTGTCCCTGGCTTTGGGACTCCAGGTTCAGAACTTTTGTCTGGCACCCCTCTTGCCAGATCCAATTGCCCAGGCCCTGAAACTAGCATCAGCTCCTCAGGCTTCCCCAGCAGCTCTTCTGCATTCCCCACAATGCCACTAAAGGTGTGAGCCCTCTGGTGAGAGCCAGCAGATGCACAGACAGACTTTGTACAGGATTCTAAAACCCCATTGCTCTTTCCTTAACAGCACGAGAGATACACAGAGCTATACAAAACAATCAACTCACCGATCCACATTTCCCTGTCTCAGCTTTCTCCGCACCCTGGAGAGTTCTCTGGGCTTGGGTGTACAGGATCCTTTGTTGGTGGCTCATGACTTCTCTACCCCAGCCAGCCTTCTCTGACTTGGCtagtgtcaaggctggatccccactttgaactttagggtacaaatgtaggggcctgcatgaaaaacttctaagcttaactaccagcttagctctggttcggctgccaccatttcaatggattcgcttcctgggaagccttgaaaaaccttcaccaaatccctggtgaaaacaaatccaaaccccttggatcttaaaacaaggagaaattaaccattccccctccttcctcccaccaactcctggtgaatcaagttccaacccccctgggatctacaacagggagaaattaaccatcccccctccttcctcccaccaactcctggtgaatcaagatccaaaacccttggatcttaaaacaaggaaaaatcaatcaggttcttaaaaagaaggcttttaattaaagaaaaaggtaaaaatcatctctgtaaaatcagtatggaaattaaccttacagggtaatcaaacttaaagagctcagaggactcccctctagtctcaggttcaaagtacagcaaacaaagataaacactctagtaaaaggtacatttacaagttgagaaaaacaaaggaaaactaacacaccttgcctggctatttacttacaagtttgaaataggagagacttgtttagaaagatgtggagaacctgtattgatgtctggtccctctcagtcccgagaacgaacacactcccaaacaaagaacacaaacaacagccttcctcccccccaagatttgaaagtatcttgtccccttattggtcctttaggtcagatgccagccaggttacctgagcttcttaaccctttacagggaaaaggattttggagtctctggccaggaggggttttatagtactgtacccaggacagctattacccttccctttatagttatgacagctagTCTGCAGCTAAACAGGATCTCCACTACAAAAGTTTCTCTGTGTCTTCTCCTCTCCTACCCAAAACTTCGTCTTCCTGTCTTAGCAAGTGTCTTGAATGTATATGTCCCCCTACCAAAACCTGGTTCCTTTGTTCTGCTCCTGGTGTTTTTCCAAATCCTTCATCACCAGCCCCCCTGCAACAATCTGGAGGAAGTAGTTTCTCCAAGCACCAGCCCACTTCCTCAGCATACCAATTGTTGAGTCAGAGTTCACCCATTAAGGTTAACAACTCTCCATTGCCCGGTAGGTACATCCTTCTGCCAGTGTTAGCAAGTGGTGTCCACATCCACTTAGAGGCATTCCTGGATACATCCATTTTATAACAACTTCATAgcatcaaccagaattcataaattgcaCAGATAaattccccaaatcatcacagcCATAAACCATGACTGTATCGCTGTGAATGCAAATTTGGTATTGCTGGCCATATAAATATCTGCGTGTTTTGGAAATCCAGCTACATTTCAGTTTCAGATGAGAACATATTTCAGGCTGACACTGTATTGCACACAGAAGCATTTTCTTTTATTAGTGGGTGCTGCAGAAATTAATTTGGGGAAGTTCCAAAGGCCTGTGTTttacatgaggtcagactagatgttcaccatggtaccttctggccttggaatctatgaatggttGTATTTTTATTTCCTGATCTGTTTCTATCATTTCAAATAGGAAGGGGGGGAAAGATTGCTTTACCTTTAAGACTGATCTGCATGATCTTGAATCTCTGATATAACCTCTTCAGTCAGCCTTTTGGAGAGCCGGGTGCAGATTGCATTCTCAGCAGTCAGTCACCATCTTCTTCACTTGTCTTCATTCTCTCAGCAATGGTCCAGATGGCCTGCTTGGTTTTCTGTGCCTTGTATGTAGTACTAAAGAGCCTGTGTCTATTGTGATTCATTATTTATCCTTCATGTGAGAAGGAGGCATCTCCCTTGGCACTTCGGCTGATAGGTGCTTGAAATAAGCCAAAGGGGAAAAGCTAATCATATCTATACTCTCTAGACAGTATCagcagaggtgggaatggagtcAACTTCTAAACTCAAAGGGAAAATTAAGGCGTGAGAAGAACTTCTAACTCAAAGGATGTCTTTGTTTTTATTAGGTAGATGAGATGACAGCTCAGGTAACTTTCTCAGTGGCTTCCCTGAGCACCTGGCCAGCATGTCAGTTAAGAAgagctcccatcccatccctgccaATTAACAGACCTTTACCCAACCCCCTTTGGTGCCATGTCATGTCTCTGCACTTCCCTTCCCCTTCCAGCATGTGCATCGAGGTGGGAAGGTCataacagtgtgtgtgggggggtccctgACAGCATCTCACAGGAGATGGGAGTCTCAAGAAGTCACAAAGGAAGCTGGTGAGCAGCAATGAGAAGGGAAATGCAGAGATAGGACAGGGCAAACTGTGCCTCCCACCCATCACATCTACAGTGGGCACAGACGAGAGCTCAGCAAATCCATGAAGGTTATGTGTCTGTACCTGGAGGCTCCTCAAGACCGTGTGTTGATTTCTGTGTAAATCTTTCCAGTCTTTCTTAAGAGATTTGCTTTCTTCTCTCCTTTATGCTTTCTTGGCCTGGGATGCACACTTGGCCATCGCTTGGTATCATGACCTTTCACTCTGACTGACTCCTCACAGAATTGATGTTATATTCTTCATTTTTAATTGCTTCCTCCACAGATAGCAGACTTTTCCCTCTATCACAGTggtcccaaactttaacaacctgtgaacccctttcactaaaatgtcaagtctcgcaacccccctcctaaaaatgaatatttccagggattttctcttttacctgagtataaattataaaagcagtgatcttggaaatataaaagttgtttttatgacatgcttattacacactatttattatttatcattacagtatttgtataacattatgaaaatggcaacactcttccaagatctcactttcatagcttgtatcactttgaataagcctgttataagataaGGCtcttatgtttcatcaaggagtatcaggtgtaaaacagcatgaaggtatgtaaaaagccaactcaaagagtccctcctacacaagcattcaggtcttgagcaatcCAGGCAagcaacgcacgttacaacaaagcttaaacttattcttcataataatttttaaaagaatactagctgcctatttaattttaaaaacagcaaaaaatatccacctccctttccatttcttataaggagtcttgaagtttaaatctcctcagtgtgatagatatgtttgctttgatctgcttagctcttggaagtctaggggctccgggctgccttccctgtgctgcccggggtccctagggacagctctgtccgccattagggatttttttcctgagaaccccctgtaacattttgcaaacccccaggggttcacgaaccccactttgggaacctctgtatcATATCATCGGATGTACAACATCTCCACATCTTGCTTGATATTCATAATTTTATGCAGCCCCATGgttttatattaataataataataataataattaataataaataatgtaattATTATTGAGTGCATGAGTGCaggcactgggctagatggcctctcaaggtcccttccagtcctatgattctattttcTGTGACCTAACTCACTTATTTTTAACACTTGGGATTGGCCATCCTgccaaaaccaaaaataaagcagcagcagatcctacccAATGACAGACACAAAGACACACTCATATACACACAGAAAGAAACACaacaaatcacacacacacaaacacacacaaacacacacaaacatacacacacacacacacacacactaggattgccaaccccaaccattcaaaaatcatgagtcagccccaAAAATCGCATGAGGTTGGTTGAAAATCATGAGATAAACAAAAGCCAAACAGAAATTGCAGGGTGCTTTTTATTTGCATTCTTGTTTCTGAGCCTTTTGGTGTAtgtggtcacattttcaagcattCCACCACCGTTGTGATCGTGACTGCAGCAGGGTCACAGACAGAGTGAAATTCATCTGTAGCAATGGCCAAGACAGACTCATGTCCCACTCACATTCCCCCTTAAGCCTGAGGATTTTagagtatgtttacactgcaatcacAGAGAGTGACGGCAGCAGGGGTAGATATACCCACTCTATCTTTTATCTAGCGAGCTTAAGGACCAAAAGCCATGAAGCAGGggcagcatgggctgtacaaACCTGGCCCAGGACTCTGGGTACATACTTGGGTGGTTAGCCTGCTGTTGGCCAAGAGAAATGTTATACGTACTGCACACTACATTTATATGTATTACACATCACATGATAAACATTAGCACAAAGTTATGCTACATTGTATTAGGTTCACTCTTGCTCCCTTGTGACAAGAGCTATATGTCCCATAATACACAGCAAGGCTAAATGGAGTGTTTGGCACTAGAGAATATAAATCCTGTCAAAATCAGGATATGTGAGTGTTCTACCCTGGTACAAGTTAAGGAATGCCTTCATGCCTCACTGGTTTGGAATGCTGTGTTCAAAAATAAGAGCTATAGGGTACATCATGGTACCAGAAAAAACAaagtataaaatcatgactagtgtggacaaagtaaataaggaagtgttatttactcctttgcataacacaagaactagggggttaccaaaggaaattaataggcagcagatttaaaataaacaaaaggaagtatttttcacacaacacacagtcaacctgtggaactccttgccagaggatatcaTTGTGATGTTGCAcaccatatgattttatgaaaatatgctaatgagtgtgaatataatgaactggaatatgcttcatgcaaaaggtctcttgtaaggtatcattacaaagcttataatctacttagtgtgttcatcctatttgt
Protein-coding regions in this window:
- the LOC103307055 gene encoding olfactory receptor 11A1-like; amino-acid sequence: MTNAEWRNQTTIIEFILLGFGDLPALQILLFQLLLVIYIVTLAGNILIIVLVVVDQHLHTPMYFFLGNLSCLETCYTSTILPRMLASLLTGDRTISVSGCLVQLYFFGSLVGTECYLLAAMSYDRYLAICKPLHYSTHMNDRFCLHLAAGSWLSAFLVVTIIIFLMSQLTFCGPKEMDHFFCDLTPVIKLSCSVTHQMELVTFLGSFLFTLPPFLLTLTSYVCIITAILRISSSTGRQKAFSTCSSHLIVVTTFYGTLIIVYILPKTKVLRELNKVFSVFYTILTPLANPLIYSLRNKEVMEALRKAVRNSVAFMSSFIEGDIKCSV